In the genome of Acetobacter oryzifermentans, one region contains:
- a CDS encoding DMT family transporter, whose product MKLSPPTKGLLLSLLGFAAFSISDAFSKLLTGRLNPFEVAFSGGVFGLLLVPFVKSRGQSWLNILPIQKPGMWWIRAVATFIATAASVESFMLLSMPEALSLMFLMPFIATILSVVALKEKVSLWGWVAVAIGFAGVLVVLRPGVRPLHFGHACALAAAIASAVNVIAYRVAGTGTTKLGVLGSSLAGPLLGDGLLALPNFTWPHTVTDWSFLFGYGFLAALGQLLIMLAATLTPASRVALPQYTQMVWAVLFSYLLFHEPLDKWTIIGVTIVTLSGMLDWFRKHLLALKQRRLARKQARLQPASPTPADAK is encoded by the coding sequence ATGAAACTTAGCCCGCCCACTAAGGGCCTGCTGCTGTCTTTATTGGGGTTTGCAGCTTTCTCTATAAGTGATGCTTTTTCTAAACTGCTTACTGGCAGGCTCAATCCGTTTGAGGTTGCCTTTTCTGGTGGTGTTTTTGGGCTGCTATTGGTTCCGTTTGTTAAATCGCGCGGGCAATCATGGCTGAACATTCTGCCCATTCAAAAACCGGGCATGTGGTGGATTCGGGCTGTCGCAACATTTATTGCCACAGCCGCCAGCGTAGAATCCTTCATGCTTCTGTCCATGCCAGAAGCGCTCTCGCTAATGTTCCTTATGCCCTTTATTGCCACCATTCTTTCTGTTGTCGCACTTAAGGAAAAAGTATCCCTTTGGGGATGGGTTGCTGTGGCTATCGGGTTTGCAGGCGTTCTGGTTGTGCTGCGCCCCGGCGTGCGGCCACTTCATTTTGGCCATGCCTGTGCATTAGCCGCTGCCATTGCCAGCGCTGTAAACGTTATTGCTTACCGTGTAGCTGGCACAGGCACCACAAAACTGGGGGTTCTTGGCTCTAGCCTAGCCGGGCCTCTGCTTGGGGATGGCCTTTTGGCCCTTCCCAACTTTACGTGGCCACATACAGTTACGGATTGGAGCTTTTTGTTTGGTTACGGATTTCTGGCGGCTCTAGGCCAACTACTTATTATGTTGGCGGCCACCCTTACCCCCGCCAGCCGCGTGGCATTGCCACAATACACCCAAATGGTTTGGGCTGTACTGTTTAGCTATTTGCTGTTCCATGAACCGCTAGATAAATGGACCATTATTGGCGTAACAATTGTTACCTTATCTGGCATGCTGGATTGGTTCCGCAAGCATCTACTCGCACTCAAACAGCGGCGCCTTGCACGCAAGCAGGCGCGCCTTCAGCCCGCAAGCCCCACTCCGGCTGATGCAAAGTAA
- a CDS encoding complex I NDUFA9 subunit family protein has translation MGARKIATVLGGGGFVGRYVVQNLARAGYEVRVASRRPDLTARLRTLGRVGQIAPFYASVLDDASVACAVQGADVVINLVAVLSSVKQQTLQAVNVEGAGRVARIAAETDVPVFVQMSALGASETALSAYGRSRAAGEKVVRQCRPDAVIIRPSVIFGPEDHFFNMFAGLARYLPCLPVYGAHSRLQPVYVGDVAQAVFVAAQSSAFAGKELLLGGPQEMTMLDIARFVLRVTQRHKPVFIVPSVLAKLQAMVLERLPGHFLTQDQLRMLATDNVVPAGKSGFEALNIVPQSVAAIVPSYLARFRVGEAQKDISFSV, from the coding sequence ATGGGTGCGCGTAAAATTGCAACCGTATTGGGTGGTGGCGGATTTGTAGGGCGTTATGTGGTGCAAAATCTGGCACGGGCCGGGTACGAGGTGCGCGTTGCCAGCCGGCGGCCAGATTTAACTGCGCGTTTACGCACGTTAGGGCGTGTCGGACAGATTGCGCCTTTTTATGCATCTGTTCTGGATGATGCTTCTGTGGCCTGTGCGGTGCAGGGGGCGGATGTGGTGATCAACCTTGTGGCTGTCTTATCTTCCGTCAAGCAGCAAACACTGCAAGCCGTTAATGTAGAGGGCGCAGGGCGTGTGGCGCGTATAGCGGCAGAAACAGATGTGCCTGTATTTGTGCAAATGTCGGCGCTTGGTGCTTCAGAAACGGCTCTTTCGGCTTATGGTAGAAGTCGGGCTGCGGGTGAAAAGGTTGTGCGCCAATGTCGGCCAGATGCTGTGATTATACGGCCTTCTGTTATTTTTGGGCCGGAGGATCATTTCTTTAACATGTTTGCAGGTCTTGCGCGGTATTTGCCGTGTTTGCCGGTTTATGGTGCTCATTCGCGCTTGCAACCTGTTTATGTGGGAGATGTGGCGCAAGCAGTATTTGTGGCGGCGCAGTCTTCTGCGTTTGCGGGGAAAGAACTTTTGTTGGGTGGCCCGCAGGAAATGACCATGCTGGATATTGCGCGGTTTGTATTGCGCGTAACGCAGCGCCATAAGCCTGTTTTTATTGTGCCATCAGTGCTGGCAAAGTTGCAGGCTATGGTTTTGGAGCGGCTGCCGGGGCATTTTCTGACGCAGGATCAATTGCGGATGTTGGCAACCGACAATGTTGTGCCCGCAGGGAAATCCGGTTTTGAAGCGTTGAATATCGTGCCGCAAAGCGTTGCGGCTATTGTGCCGTCTTATTTGGCGCGGTTTAGGGTGGGTGAGGCTCAAAAAGATATATCCTTTTCTGTATAA
- a CDS encoding NAD(P)-dependent oxidoreductase, with translation MTTKMLKFVSVPQKQPDKRTATARRADFDEIYEDFATPEATEQASRCSQCGVPFCSVHCPLGNNIPDWLMLTAQGRLEEAYGVSSATNTFPEICGRICPQDRLCEGNCVIEPGFESVTIGAVERYITDTAFEKGWVKPVNPVLERSQSVAIIGAGPAGLAAADQLRAQGYKVHVYDRYDRVGGLLVYGIPGFKLEKHIVARRHKLLEEGGVVFHLGQGIGDGEGELSFTDLRNRHDAILIATGVYKSREIGGPGVGLAGIEKALDYLTASNRRSLGDTLPPEAQALDAAGKNVVVLGGGDTAMDCVRTAIRQGAKSVKCLYRRDKANMPGSAREVKNAEEEGVQFEWLAAPEAFLGEGHVSGVRAVRMKLGLPDATGRQSVEPLEGSSFTLDADLVIKALGFDPEPLPQLWGQKDLAVSRWGTLKVGQKDFMTSLPGVFAAGDIVRGASLVVWAIRDGRDAAACMHTWIQENVTATAKAEQG, from the coding sequence ATGACGACCAAGATGCTTAAATTTGTCTCTGTGCCGCAAAAGCAGCCAGACAAGCGCACGGCTACGGCGCGGCGGGCAGATTTTGATGAAATTTATGAGGACTTCGCAACACCAGAAGCAACCGAGCAGGCCAGTCGGTGCTCGCAGTGCGGTGTGCCTTTCTGTTCAGTTCATTGCCCGCTCGGCAACAATATCCCTGATTGGCTGATGCTCACAGCACAGGGGCGGCTGGAAGAAGCCTATGGTGTTTCCTCCGCTACCAATACCTTCCCGGAAATTTGCGGTCGTATTTGCCCGCAGGATCGGCTGTGTGAAGGTAACTGCGTGATCGAACCGGGTTTCGAAAGCGTGACCATTGGCGCCGTGGAACGCTACATTACCGATACAGCATTTGAAAAAGGCTGGGTTAAACCTGTTAACCCGGTACTGGAGCGCAGCCAGTCCGTTGCTATTATTGGTGCTGGCCCGGCTGGTTTGGCTGCGGCAGATCAACTGCGCGCGCAAGGTTATAAAGTACATGTGTATGATCGGTATGATCGGGTAGGCGGTCTGCTGGTTTACGGTATTCCCGGCTTTAAGTTGGAAAAACACATTGTGGCCCGCCGTCATAAGCTGCTGGAAGAAGGTGGTGTTGTTTTCCACCTCGGCCAAGGCATTGGGGATGGTGAAGGCGAACTGTCTTTTACAGATTTGCGTAACCGCCATGATGCCATTCTGATTGCAACAGGCGTTTACAAATCGCGTGAAATCGGAGGCCCCGGCGTTGGGCTGGCGGGTATTGAAAAGGCGCTGGATTACCTTACGGCTTCTAACCGGCGTTCCTTGGGGGATACCTTGCCGCCGGAAGCGCAGGCATTGGATGCCGCAGGTAAAAACGTAGTGGTTCTGGGTGGTGGTGATACCGCAATGGACTGCGTGCGCACGGCTATTCGCCAAGGTGCAAAATCCGTGAAATGCCTGTACCGGCGTGATAAAGCCAACATGCCCGGTTCTGCCCGCGAAGTAAAAAATGCGGAAGAGGAAGGTGTGCAGTTTGAATGGCTGGCAGCCCCTGAAGCCTTTTTGGGTGAAGGCCATGTTTCTGGCGTGCGGGCTGTGCGGATGAAGCTGGGCTTGCCAGATGCCACGGGCCGTCAGTCAGTTGAGCCACTGGAAGGCTCTTCTTTCACGCTGGATGCTGATCTGGTTATCAAGGCTCTTGGGTTTGACCCAGAACCTCTGCCTCAGCTTTGGGGGCAGAAGGATCTGGCTGTATCCCGTTGGGGTACGCTCAAGGTTGGTCAGAAAGATTTCATGACATCCCTGCCGGGCGTGTTTGCCGCAGGGGACATTGTGCGTGGGGCCAGTTTGGTTGTGTGGGCCATTCGTGATGGGCGCGATGCAGCCGCCTGCATGCACACATGGATTCAGGAAAATGTAACGGCTACCGCCAAGGCGGAGCAGGGTTAA
- a CDS encoding N-acetylmuramoyl-L-alanine amidase family protein produces MAFQAGKMRGKIVASATVQKGVTRRSGLLYLGGGGLVAAATPADVWAANKQATGHKLAAPALVGKARPAAPLIMLDPGHGGKDPGAIGYTGTYEKHVAEAAAQELRRQLLATGRYRVAMTRAGDHFVPLDGRVELAQQHGASLFISMHADALHSPQVRGASVYTHSHGASDSQTADLAKTENSADRYGGPMVHSASPEVQQILASLVTEETRKGSAHMAQAVVSAFNSRVLLLPHPRRHAAFAVLKSAQIPSVLVEMGFMSNRMDEAALRQAGHRAMVAGAMRDAVNRYFASAGVGLAG; encoded by the coding sequence ATGGCTTTTCAGGCAGGCAAGATGCGCGGCAAAATCGTTGCTTCTGCAACGGTACAGAAGGGTGTTACACGCCGTTCCGGGCTGCTGTATTTAGGCGGTGGCGGACTGGTTGCTGCCGCTACGCCAGCAGATGTTTGGGCCGCAAATAAGCAGGCAACAGGGCATAAACTGGCAGCTCCGGCTCTTGTTGGTAAGGCACGGCCCGCAGCCCCGCTTATTATGCTAGACCCAGGGCATGGAGGCAAAGATCCTGGGGCCATTGGGTACACTGGTACGTATGAAAAACATGTAGCGGAAGCTGCCGCGCAGGAGCTAAGGCGGCAATTGTTGGCAACGGGACGTTACCGCGTAGCCATGACACGTGCTGGAGACCATTTTGTACCGCTGGATGGTAGGGTGGAACTGGCGCAGCAGCACGGAGCATCGCTTTTTATTTCCATGCATGCAGATGCTTTGCATAGTCCGCAGGTGCGTGGGGCCAGTGTTTACACCCATTCGCATGGCGCATCAGATAGCCAGACCGCAGATCTGGCCAAAACCGAAAACAGTGCAGACAGATATGGCGGCCCGATGGTGCATAGTGCATCACCAGAGGTGCAGCAGATTCTTGCTAGTTTGGTAACAGAAGAAACCCGCAAAGGCTCAGCCCATATGGCGCAGGCTGTGGTGTCGGCCTTTAATTCTCGGGTGCTGTTGCTGCCGCATCCGCGCAGGCATGCCGCTTTTGCGGTGTTGAAATCTGCCCAAATTCCCTCGGTTCTGGTTGAAATGGGCTTTATGTCTAATCGAATGGATGAGGCTGCGTTGCGTCAGGCAGGCCACCGAGCCATGGTGGCCGGGGCCATGCGAGACGCCGTTAATCGTTACTTTGCATCAGCCGGAGTGGGGCTTGCGGGCTGA
- the gltB gene encoding glutamate synthase large subunit, with translation MDMEQFPNTVSAESSEEFLKAWDANVAALDGLYDPADERDSCGVGLVAALDGKRRREVVEAGIAALKAIWHRGAVDADGKTGDGAGIHVEIPQEFFADAITSTGDRPDESRIAVGQVFLPKTDLAAQEQCRQIIETQILAFGYGIYGWRQVPIDTSCIGEKANATRPEIEQILIRNLPNKGEEEFERDLYVIRRRIEKAAIAAQVDLYICSLSCRSVIYKGMFLAEHLTEFYPDLLDERFVSRFAIYHQRYSTNTFPTWKLAQPFRRLAHNGEINTISGNINWMKSHETRLSHPDLDPWMADIKPLVQAGGSDTATLDNVYELLTFAGRDAPFAKALMIPASVGGNSSMKPAHRDMFTYCNAVMEPWDGPAALCATDGRWVVAGLDRSGLRPLRYTVTTDNLLIVGSETGMVRVPENAIVSRGRLGPGEMIGVDLQEAKLYGNTELLDLLAARQDFSSWIKRTQKIGHIVRSDVTEPVYYEGEELRRRQLAVGSTLEELEAILHPMVSTASEAIGSMGDDTPLAVLSPRYRGLAHYFRQMFSQVTNPPIDSLRESRVMSLTTRLGNLGNILDQSPEQCDMLQLPSPVLTSGEYEGLRHFTGTSGCVIDCTFPANDGEAGLREAIARIRREAEEGVRGGCTHVFLTDEDQSAERASIPMILATGAVHTHLVRTSLRTFTSLNVRTATALDVHAIAVTIGVGATTVNPYLAQESIADRHRRGLFGQMSLRECMERYRKAVDKGLLKIMSKMGISIVASYRGGCNFEAVGLSRALTAEFFPGMPSRISGIGLSGIARNVLQLHESAWGATNTLTLPVGGLYKLRRSGEQHAFDGGLIHMLQTAVATGSFTIYQRYADAVHAQPPVALRDLLDFRDGRTPIPVEEVESITQLRKRLISPAISLGALSPEAHETLSIAMNRIGAKSDSGEGGEDPARAKPRPNGDNASSAIKQVASGRFGVTAQYLNDCRELEIKVAQGAKPGEGGQLPGFKVTELIAKLRHATPGVTLISPPPHHDIYSIEDLAQLIYDLKQINPEATVTVKLVARSGIGTIAAGVAKAKADAILISGHCGGTGASPLSSIKYAGLPWELGLAETHQVLMLNRLRHRVRLRADGGIKTGRDVVIAAMLGAEEFGIGTASLVAMGCIMVRQCHSNTCPVGVCSQDPKMRAKFEGTPEKVINLFSFIAEDVRNILASLGFRSLNEIIGRTDLLRQVSRGDDYLDDLDLNSLLSQADPGPFARYCTLDGRNEVPDTLDAQMIGDAKPLFDHGEKMQLHYNVQNTQRAIGTRISSLIVRQFGMKTLAPGHLTVRLRGSAGQSLGAFAVQGLKLEVLGDANDYVGKGLSGATITVRPSPSSTLVSNKNAIIGNTVLYGATAGELYAAGQAGERFAVRNSGAIAVVEGCGSNGCEYMTGGTVVVLDDVGDNFGAGFTGGMAFVLDKDNVFDSRVNPESLLWVRVTEPKWEQMLRSLVERHVEETGSAYASMLLHKWDEVLPHFWHIVPKDYARIIGFTVPEQQLEKTA, from the coding sequence ATGGATATGGAACAGTTTCCCAACACCGTTTCCGCTGAAAGTAGCGAGGAATTTCTGAAAGCGTGGGATGCCAACGTGGCTGCGCTGGATGGGCTGTATGATCCAGCTGATGAACGTGATTCCTGTGGTGTGGGCCTTGTGGCCGCACTGGATGGCAAGCGTCGGCGTGAGGTGGTTGAAGCTGGCATCGCCGCTCTGAAAGCTATCTGGCACCGTGGCGCAGTGGATGCCGATGGCAAGACAGGCGATGGTGCGGGTATTCATGTAGAAATTCCGCAGGAATTTTTTGCAGATGCCATTACCAGCACAGGGGATCGGCCAGATGAAAGCCGGATTGCGGTGGGGCAGGTGTTTTTGCCCAAAACCGATCTGGCAGCACAGGAACAGTGTCGCCAGATTATCGAAACCCAGATTCTGGCGTTTGGATACGGCATTTATGGCTGGCGTCAGGTGCCGATTGATACTTCCTGTATTGGTGAAAAAGCCAACGCAACGCGCCCGGAAATTGAGCAGATCCTTATCCGTAATCTTCCCAATAAAGGGGAAGAAGAGTTTGAGCGTGATCTGTATGTGATCCGCCGCCGGATAGAAAAAGCCGCCATCGCCGCGCAGGTTGATCTGTATATCTGCTCGCTGTCATGCCGGTCTGTTATTTATAAAGGCATGTTCCTTGCAGAACATCTGACAGAGTTTTACCCAGATCTGCTGGATGAACGCTTTGTCAGCCGCTTTGCCATCTATCATCAGCGCTATTCCACCAACACCTTCCCTACATGGAAACTGGCGCAGCCGTTCCGTCGCCTTGCGCATAATGGTGAAATCAACACCATTTCCGGCAATATCAACTGGATGAAAAGCCATGAAACACGGCTTTCTCACCCAGATCTTGATCCGTGGATGGCAGATATCAAGCCGCTGGTGCAGGCTGGTGGCTCCGATACCGCAACGCTGGATAACGTTTACGAACTGCTGACTTTTGCTGGGCGTGATGCACCTTTTGCCAAGGCGCTGATGATCCCGGCAAGTGTTGGCGGTAATTCCTCCATGAAGCCCGCGCACCGTGATATGTTCACGTATTGCAACGCGGTAATGGAACCGTGGGACGGCCCCGCAGCACTGTGCGCCACAGATGGCCGTTGGGTTGTGGCTGGGCTGGATCGCTCAGGATTGCGCCCGCTGCGTTATACGGTAACAACCGATAATCTGCTGATTGTCGGTTCTGAAACCGGCATGGTGCGCGTGCCTGAAAACGCCATTGTCAGCCGCGGTCGTCTTGGCCCGGGTGAGATGATTGGTGTCGATCTTCAGGAAGCCAAGCTGTATGGTAATACCGAACTGCTTGATCTGCTTGCTGCACGGCAAGATTTTTCTAGCTGGATCAAACGCACCCAGAAAATTGGCCATATCGTCCGTTCGGATGTGACAGAGCCAGTTTATTACGAAGGCGAAGAACTGCGCCGCCGCCAGTTGGCTGTGGGCAGCACGCTGGAAGAACTGGAAGCCATTCTGCACCCAATGGTCTCTACCGCCAGTGAAGCCATTGGCTCCATGGGTGATGATACGCCTCTGGCTGTGCTTTCTCCGCGTTATCGTGGATTGGCACACTATTTCCGGCAGATGTTCAGCCAGGTGACCAATCCGCCAATCGATTCTCTGCGCGAATCCCGCGTGATGAGCCTGACAACGCGGTTAGGGAATCTGGGCAATATTCTGGATCAGTCCCCCGAACAGTGTGACATGCTTCAACTGCCCAGTCCGGTGCTGACATCTGGTGAGTATGAAGGGCTGCGCCACTTTACGGGCACTTCTGGTTGCGTGATTGATTGCACATTCCCCGCCAATGATGGGGAAGCAGGGCTGCGCGAAGCCATTGCCCGTATCCGGCGTGAGGCAGAAGAAGGTGTGCGGGGTGGCTGCACTCACGTATTCCTGACAGATGAAGATCAGTCTGCTGAGCGTGCATCTATTCCAATGATCTTGGCGACCGGGGCTGTGCACACGCATCTGGTGCGTACATCCTTGCGTACGTTTACATCTTTGAACGTGCGCACGGCTACGGCGCTGGATGTGCACGCTATTGCAGTAACAATTGGGGTGGGCGCCACCACAGTTAACCCTTATCTGGCGCAGGAAAGCATTGCAGACCGGCATCGTCGTGGCCTGTTTGGGCAGATGAGTCTGCGTGAGTGCATGGAACGCTACCGTAAAGCGGTAGATAAAGGCCTGCTTAAGATTATGTCCAAGATGGGTATTTCCATCGTGGCGTCTTACCGTGGTGGGTGCAATTTTGAGGCTGTGGGCCTTTCTCGTGCGCTTACGGCAGAATTCTTTCCCGGTATGCCTTCGCGTATTTCTGGTATTGGGCTTTCGGGCATTGCACGCAACGTATTGCAACTGCACGAAAGCGCATGGGGCGCGACCAATACGCTCACTTTGCCTGTAGGTGGCCTTTACAAGCTGCGCCGGAGTGGAGAACAGCACGCATTTGATGGCGGTCTGATCCATATGCTGCAAACAGCAGTGGCTACTGGCAGCTTTACCATCTACCAGCGTTATGCAGATGCCGTGCATGCGCAGCCACCTGTAGCCCTGCGTGATCTGCTGGACTTCCGTGATGGGCGCACGCCTATTCCGGTGGAAGAAGTGGAAAGCATTACGCAGCTGCGTAAACGCCTGATTTCCCCGGCAATTTCCCTGGGGGCCTTGAGCCCGGAAGCGCATGAAACGCTTTCCATCGCCATGAACCGAATTGGCGCAAAGTCTGATTCGGGTGAAGGTGGGGAAGATCCGGCACGTGCTAAGCCGCGCCCGAATGGGGATAACGCATCCTCCGCTATCAAACAGGTGGCATCTGGCCGCTTTGGTGTAACGGCGCAGTATCTGAATGATTGCCGTGAACTGGAAATTAAGGTGGCACAAGGTGCCAAACCGGGTGAAGGTGGGCAGCTTCCGGGCTTTAAGGTAACGGAGCTGATTGCCAAGCTGCGCCATGCCACGCCGGGTGTGACGCTGATTTCTCCGCCCCCGCACCATGATATCTATTCGATCGAAGATCTGGCGCAGCTGATTTACGATCTCAAGCAGATCAACCCGGAAGCAACGGTTACCGTTAAGTTGGTGGCGCGTTCTGGTATTGGCACCATTGCCGCTGGTGTGGCCAAGGCAAAAGCTGATGCCATCCTGATTTCCGGCCATTGCGGTGGCACAGGCGCAAGCCCGCTGAGCTCTATTAAATATGCGGGCTTGCCGTGGGAACTTGGGCTGGCAGAAACGCATCAGGTGCTTATGCTTAACCGTCTGCGCCATAGGGTGCGTTTGCGCGCCGATGGTGGTATCAAAACCGGGCGCGATGTGGTTATTGCCGCTATGCTTGGGGCAGAGGAATTTGGTATTGGCACAGCCAGCCTTGTGGCCATGGGCTGCATTATGGTGCGCCAGTGCCATTCCAACACTTGCCCAGTAGGTGTGTGTTCTCAGGACCCCAAAATGCGTGCCAAGTTTGAAGGTACCCCCGAAAAGGTTATCAATCTATTCTCCTTCATTGCAGAGGATGTGCGGAATATTCTGGCTTCGCTGGGTTTCCGTTCTCTAAATGAAATTATCGGGCGCACGGATCTGCTGCGGCAGGTTTCCCGCGGGGATGATTATCTGGATGATCTGGATCTGAACTCTCTGCTGTCTCAGGCAGATCCGGGGCCGTTCGCACGCTACTGCACGCTGGATGGCCGGAATGAAGTGCCAGATACGCTGGATGCGCAGATGATTGGTGATGCCAAGCCGCTGTTCGACCACGGTGAGAAAATGCAGTTGCACTACAATGTGCAGAACACCCAGCGCGCCATTGGCACGCGCATTTCCTCTCTGATTGTGCGTCAGTTTGGTATGAAAACACTGGCACCGGGGCATCTTACGGTGCGTCTACGCGGCTCTGCGGGGCAGTCTCTAGGGGCGTTTGCTGTGCAGGGGCTTAAACTGGAGGTGCTGGGTGATGCCAACGATTACGTGGGCAAAGGGCTTTCTGGCGCAACCATTACGGTGCGTCCTTCCCCGTCCTCTACGCTGGTGTCTAACAAGAACGCCATTATCGGCAACACGGTTCTGTATGGGGCCACTGCGGGTGAACTGTATGCCGCAGGGCAGGCAGGGGAACGCTTTGCCGTGCGTAACTCTGGTGCGATAGCTGTTGTAGAAGGTTGTGGTTCCAACGGGTGTGAATACATGACAGGCGGCACCGTGGTGGTGCTGGATGATGTGGGTGACAACTTTGGCGCTGGCTTTACCGGCGGCATGGCCTTTGTGCTGGACAAGGACAATGTGTTTGATAGCCGGGTAAACCCCGAATCCCTGTTGTGGGTGCGTGTAACTGAACCGAAATGGGAACAGATGCTGCGCAGCCTTGTTGAACGGCATGTGGAAGAAACAGGTTCTGCCTATGCCAGCATGTTGCTGCATAAATGGGATGAGGTTCTGCCGCACTTCTGGCATATCGTGCCTAAGGATTATGCCCGGATTATCGGCTTTACGGTGCCGGAACAGCAACTGGAAAAAACAGCCTGA